The following are encoded together in the Gammaproteobacteria bacterium genome:
- the cobA gene encoding uroporphyrinogen-III C-methyltransferase, which translates to MDYLPIFLDLRGRTVLIVGGGAVALRKAGLLAAAGARLRVVAPQILPALAQLVNDGGGELIRAPFAAMHLDSVVIVVSAVGDRGIDLEVQRAAAQLRIPVNVADVPELCSFILPAVVDRSPVIAAFSTGGSAPLLARRLRLRLEAMLPANYGKLASYLGAHRALLRRRIDDVALRLRIWERIIDGAVAERVLAGDENGADRLLEQEIGMIEGPCQGEVYLVGAGPGDPDLLSLRALRLMQKADVVLHDRLVSAPILELVRRDAERVYVGKRRGRHAVAQPDINELLVGYARMGKRVLRLKGGDPFIFGRGGEEIGHLAEAGIPFQVVPGITAASGCAAYAGIPLTHRDHAQSVQFVAGHLHEGSVDLDWRQLVGPRQTLVFYMGLLGLPTICARLIEHGMDPETPVALVQQGTMPQQRLLVSTLRAMPEVLRGTDIHGPTITIVGQVVSLHARLQWFGHDQTKNDKQH; encoded by the coding sequence ATGGACTACCTGCCGATTTTTCTCGATCTGCGCGGACGTACGGTGCTGATCGTCGGTGGCGGTGCGGTGGCATTGCGCAAGGCAGGCCTGCTCGCCGCGGCCGGTGCGCGCCTGCGGGTAGTCGCGCCGCAGATCCTGCCGGCCCTGGCGCAGCTGGTCAACGATGGCGGGGGTGAATTGATTCGCGCACCGTTTGCTGCGATGCATCTCGATTCGGTGGTGATTGTGGTGTCCGCGGTCGGCGATCGCGGCATCGATCTCGAGGTGCAACGGGCCGCCGCGCAGCTGCGCATTCCTGTCAATGTCGCGGATGTGCCCGAGCTGTGCAGCTTCATCCTGCCGGCAGTCGTGGATCGCTCGCCGGTGATCGCGGCATTCTCTACCGGAGGCAGCGCACCGCTGCTTGCGCGTCGCCTGCGTTTGCGCCTCGAAGCCATGCTGCCGGCCAACTACGGCAAGTTGGCCAGTTACCTTGGCGCACACCGTGCGCTGCTGCGCAGGCGCATTGACGACGTGGCGCTGCGCCTGCGCATCTGGGAGCGGATAATCGATGGTGCGGTGGCCGAGCGGGTACTGGCTGGGGACGAGAACGGTGCCGATCGCCTGCTCGAGCAGGAAATCGGCATGATCGAAGGGCCGTGTCAGGGTGAGGTGTATCTGGTCGGGGCGGGCCCCGGTGATCCGGACCTGCTCAGCCTCCGGGCCCTGCGCCTGATGCAAAAGGCCGATGTAGTGCTGCATGACCGCCTGGTCAGCGCGCCGATTCTCGAGTTGGTGCGCCGCGACGCCGAGCGTGTCTACGTGGGCAAACGCCGCGGTCGACACGCTGTCGCACAGCCCGACATCAACGAGTTGCTGGTGGGCTATGCGCGCATGGGAAAGCGGGTGCTGCGGCTCAAAGGCGGCGATCCATTCATCTTCGGACGCGGCGGCGAAGAGATCGGCCACCTGGCGGAGGCTGGCATTCCTTTCCAGGTCGTGCCTGGCATCACGGCGGCATCGGGGTGTGCGGCCTACGCCGGCATCCCTCTCACCCACCGCGATCATGCCCAGTCGGTGCAGTTTGTAGCCGGTCATCTCCACGAGGGCTCGGTCGATCTCGACTGGAGGCAGTTGGTGGGGCCACGCCAGACGCTGGTGTTCTACATGGGACTGCTGGGCCTGCCCACGATCTGCGCCAGGTTGATCGAACATGGAATGGATCCGGAGACCCCGGTTGCGCTGGTACAGCAGGGTACGATGCCGCAGCAGCGATTGTTGGTGTCCACCTTGCGAGCAATGCCGGAGGTGCTGCGCGGAACGGATATCCACGGACCGACCATCACCATCGTGGGCCAGGTGGTCTCGTTGCATGCGCGGTTGCAGTGGTTTGGGCACGACCAGACTAAAAATGATAAACAACATTAA
- the serS gene encoding serine--tRNA ligase, producing the protein MIDVKWLRGDVDGIARQLQRKKFRLDVARYHALEDRRKHCDIETQRLQGERKQASRRIGDMVREGVPVEEAKARAGRELEAVNAALDGLRRESETVHAELDAFLAAIPNVPADEVPDGDAEEHNAEVLKWGVPPQFTFPARDHVDLGARGAAMDFDVAAKLSGSRFVVMRGAVARMHRALIQFMLDVHVREHGYEEVYVPFMVNADSLYGTGQLPKFAEDLFRIGAEPGHYLIPTAEVPVTNLARDTIVEDEARLPQRMVCHSPCFRSEAGSYGRDQRGMIRQHQFEKVELVQLVRPEQSDAALEELTAHAESILQRLGLAYRKVLLCGGDMGFAARKTYDLEVWLPGQQKYREISSCSNMGDFQARRMLARWRNPATGKPELLHTLNGSGLAVGRTLVALLENYQNADGSVTVAPALRPYMDGALTILAP; encoded by the coding sequence ATGATCGATGTGAAGTGGTTGCGCGGCGACGTGGACGGTATCGCGCGCCAGCTGCAGCGCAAGAAATTCCGGCTCGATGTGGCGCGCTACCATGCGCTCGAGGATCGACGCAAGCATTGCGATATCGAAACCCAGCGTCTGCAGGGCGAGCGCAAGCAGGCCTCGCGGCGCATTGGCGACATGGTTCGCGAAGGCGTACCGGTCGAGGAGGCGAAGGCGCGTGCGGGCAGGGAGCTCGAGGCGGTCAATGCCGCGCTGGACGGTTTGCGGCGTGAGAGCGAGACGGTTCATGCCGAGCTCGATGCCTTTCTCGCGGCCATCCCGAACGTGCCTGCCGACGAGGTGCCGGATGGCGATGCCGAGGAGCACAACGCCGAGGTGCTGAAGTGGGGCGTGCCCCCGCAATTCACGTTTCCGGCGCGTGATCACGTGGATCTGGGCGCGCGCGGCGCGGCCATGGATTTCGATGTTGCGGCAAAACTGAGCGGCTCGCGCTTCGTGGTGATGCGCGGCGCAGTGGCGCGCATGCATCGGGCATTGATCCAGTTCATGCTCGATGTGCATGTGCGTGAGCACGGGTACGAGGAAGTCTACGTACCGTTCATGGTGAATGCCGATTCGTTGTATGGCACCGGGCAGTTGCCGAAATTTGCCGAGGATCTGTTCCGCATCGGCGCCGAGCCCGGTCATTACCTCATTCCGACCGCGGAGGTGCCGGTCACCAATCTCGCGCGCGACACGATCGTCGAGGACGAGGCGCGGTTGCCGCAGCGCATGGTGTGCCACAGTCCCTGTTTCCGCAGTGAAGCGGGCAGTTACGGCCGTGATCAGCGCGGCATGATTCGCCAGCATCAGTTCGAGAAAGTCGAGCTGGTGCAACTGGTGCGGCCGGAGCAGTCGGATGCGGCGCTGGAAGAGCTCACCGCGCATGCCGAATCGATCCTGCAGCGTCTGGGGCTCGCCTACCGCAAGGTGCTGCTGTGCGGTGGGGACATGGGGTTTGCGGCCCGCAAGACGTACGACCTCGAGGTATGGCTGCCCGGACAGCAGAAGTATCGCGAAATTTCCTCGTGCAGCAACATGGGCGATTTTCAGGCGCGGCGCATGCTGGCGCGCTGGCGCAACCCGGCGACCGGCAAGCCGGAACTGCTGCATACATTGAACGGTTCGGGCCTGGCGGTGGGGCGCACGCTGGTGGCACTGCTCGAGAACTACCAGAACGCCGATGGCAGCGTGACCGTCGCCCCGGCGCTGCGACCCTACATGGACGGCGCGCTCACGATCCTTGCTCCATAA
- the crcB gene encoding fluoride efflux transporter CrcB, with protein sequence MRTLVFVAAGGASGAVARYLLSNAVHALVPMRFPLATLGVNLLGSLLIGILYVLIAERGVLHPEWRSVVMVGFLGAFTTFSTFSLEAVTLLEHGLGAQALAYIVASVVLCIGAAWAAILLTRLVWTV encoded by the coding sequence ATACGCACGCTGGTGTTCGTGGCGGCAGGGGGAGCGTCCGGCGCCGTGGCCCGCTACCTGTTGTCGAATGCGGTGCATGCGCTGGTGCCGATGCGGTTTCCGCTGGCGACCCTCGGCGTGAACCTGCTCGGTTCATTGCTGATCGGAATTCTCTATGTGCTGATCGCCGAGCGTGGTGTGCTGCACCCGGAGTGGCGCAGCGTGGTGATGGTGGGCTTTCTGGGTGCATTCACCACCTTTTCGACCTTCTCGCTGGAAGCGGTGACCCTGCTCGAGCATGGGCTCGGCGCGCAGGCGCTGGCCTATATCGTGGCGAGTGTGGTGCTGTGTATTGGCGCTGCATGGGCTGCGATATTATTGACGCGGCTGGTATGGACGGTTTGA
- a CDS encoding replication-associated recombination protein A, whose protein sequence is MSEHDAAQTPYVPLAARMRPRVPEQFFGQEHLLGDDRPLGKAIRSGAVHSMILWGPPGVGKTSLARMIAETTGAHFQAISAVLAGVKEIRAAIEQAREQRALNGRRSILFVDEVHRFNKSQQDAFLPYVEDGTVIFIGATTENPSFELNGALLSRARVYRLRPMTEDAIVAALRRALADDSQLAARGLIAEDRQLERIARAADGDARRALNLLEIAADLAATDTVDDAVLVEVLGGDPRRFDKGGDIFYDQISALHKSVRGGSPDASLYWLARMLDGGCDALYVARRVVRMATEDIGNADPRGLDIALSAWDTQQRLGSPEGELAIAQAVAYLACAAKSNAVYKAFGAARAEVAGSPSYEVPMHLRNAPTRLMKDMDFGAGYRYAHDEPEAYAAGESYFPPELSGRRYYYPVERGLEKLIGDKLEHLRTRDAQSSQQRYPSRGSRRDD, encoded by the coding sequence ATGAGTGAGCACGATGCGGCGCAGACGCCGTATGTGCCGCTCGCGGCGCGCATGAGGCCGCGCGTACCGGAGCAGTTTTTTGGCCAGGAACATTTATTGGGCGATGACCGGCCGCTCGGCAAGGCAATCCGCTCCGGGGCCGTGCATTCGATGATCCTGTGGGGACCGCCGGGTGTGGGCAAGACCTCGCTGGCGCGGATGATCGCGGAAACGACCGGCGCGCACTTCCAGGCAATCTCCGCGGTGCTCGCGGGCGTGAAGGAAATTCGCGCCGCGATCGAACAGGCCCGAGAGCAGCGCGCCCTGAACGGACGGCGCAGCATCCTGTTTGTCGACGAGGTGCATCGCTTCAACAAGTCCCAGCAGGACGCTTTTTTGCCCTATGTCGAGGACGGCACCGTGATATTCATCGGTGCCACCACCGAGAATCCCTCGTTCGAGCTCAATGGTGCCCTGTTGTCGCGGGCGCGGGTATACCGATTGCGTCCGATGACCGAAGACGCAATCGTGGCGGCGCTGCGGCGTGCGCTGGCAGATGATTCGCAGCTGGCAGCCCGAGGCCTGATTGCCGAAGATCGTCAGCTGGAACGCATTGCACGCGCGGCGGATGGTGATGCGCGCCGCGCCCTCAATCTGCTCGAGATTGCCGCCGATCTGGCCGCTACCGATACCGTGGACGATGCCGTGCTGGTCGAGGTGCTCGGGGGTGATCCGCGACGTTTCGACAAGGGCGGTGATATCTTCTACGACCAGATTTCGGCGCTGCACAAGTCGGTACGCGGGGGCTCGCCCGATGCGTCGCTGTATTGGCTTGCGCGCATGCTCGACGGAGGCTGCGATGCCCTTTATGTTGCGCGGCGGGTAGTGCGTATGGCGACCGAGGATATCGGCAATGCGGATCCGCGCGGCCTGGATATTGCGCTTTCGGCCTGGGATACGCAGCAGCGTCTGGGCAGCCCGGAAGGTGAGCTGGCGATCGCGCAGGCCGTGGCTTACCTGGCTTGCGCGGCAAAGAGCAATGCGGTGTACAAGGCATTTGGCGCGGCCCGCGCGGAAGTCGCGGGCAGCCCCAGCTACGAAGTGCCGATGCATCTGCGCAACGCGCCAACGCGCCTGATGAAGGACATGGATTTCGGTGCCGGCTATCGCTATGCGCACGACGAGCCGGAGGCCTACGCGGCCGGCGAGAGCTATTTCCCGCCGGAGCTCTCCGGTCGGCGCTACTACTACCCGGTCGAGCGCGGACTCGAGAAGTTGATCGGCGACAAGCTCGAACACCTGCGCACGCGTGATGCCCAGAGCAGCCAGCAACGCTATCCGTCGCGGGGAAGCAGGCGTGATGACTGA
- the lolA gene encoding outer membrane lipoprotein chaperone LolA, with amino-acid sequence MQAPADPAAATRLGVLLQGMRQIEADFHQTLIDEHDEVLQESSGRVVLQHPGRFRWETRVPFEQLVVSDGASVWQYDDDLQQVVIRPLDRRADQVPSLLLSGEIEQVNRLYEISSRTDDAGVERFELLPRDAGGPFASLAIQFRAGVLERLEIADGMGQRTIVSFEKVHSIEKADESLFVFVTPPGVDELHDE; translated from the coding sequence ATGCAGGCACCGGCTGACCCTGCTGCTGCCACCCGTCTCGGGGTGCTGCTCCAGGGTATGCGCCAGATCGAGGCCGATTTTCACCAGACCCTGATCGATGAGCACGACGAGGTGTTGCAGGAGAGCAGCGGCAGGGTAGTGCTGCAGCATCCGGGGCGATTCCGCTGGGAAACCCGGGTGCCGTTCGAACAGCTGGTGGTGTCCGACGGCGCCAGCGTCTGGCAGTACGATGACGATCTGCAGCAGGTCGTGATCCGTCCGCTCGATCGGCGCGCCGATCAGGTACCCTCGCTGTTGCTCAGTGGCGAGATCGAGCAGGTGAATCGCCTCTACGAGATTTCCTCGCGCACGGACGACGCGGGTGTCGAGCGCTTCGAATTGCTGCCGCGCGATGCCGGCGGTCCGTTTGCCTCGCTGGCGATACAGTTTCGCGCTGGGGTGCTGGAGCGCCTCGAGATTGCCGATGGCATGGGGCAACGCACCATCGTCTCGTTCGAGAAGGTGCATTCCATCGAAAAAGCCGACGAATCCCTGTTTGTTTTCGTGACGCCACCCGGCGTCGATGAACTGCACGATGAGTGA
- a CDS encoding DNA translocase FtsK 4TM domain-containing protein: protein MHGIREGLIIGLLAFGAYLLLALGTYSVGDPGWSSTGNGAAISNSGGAAGAWIADVLLSLFGYVSYLLPLMLGYRAWAQVRVRQTPLELDWLLVSIRGVGCVLVVISGTGLLALKGSVTTLLPFGIGGMLGETLAQVCPRAFGFAGSQLLLMSLMLFGMTIFTDLSWLRLTEQTGRLALLAWERIRPVGALLWQRLRPVHDGEDGAQEQERAESAPRKRRQRREPQMEDADDTMSMVDAREPVLRLPEIRLPEKRRESGERLLREKQGKLFAPSGATELPPLGLLEMADKSEQRGFSAEALESMSRLLEIKLRDFGVDAKVVAVDPGPVITRFEIQPAAGVKVNRISNLVKDLARSLAVISVRVVEVIPGKSVVGIEIPNEDREMVMFGDVLSSRAYEASKSPLTLALGNDISGEPVVVDLARMPHLLVAGTTGSGKSVGVNAMLLSLLYKSTPAEVRLIMVDPKMLELSVYEGIPHLLTPVITDMKDAANGLRWCVGEMERRYKLMAAMGVRNLAGFNRKVIDAAAAGEPIADPFWQPDPMVFISEEEQLASPPMLEALPAIVVVIDEFADMMMIVGKKVEELIARIAQKARAAGIHLILATQRPSVDVITGLIKANIPTRIAFQVSSKIDSRTILDQGGAEQLLGHGDMLYLPPGSGVPIRVHGAFVSDAEVHRVVANLREGSGPNYIEGILEESSAAGMTLLPGESSDNPEEDGLYDEAVRFVTESRKASISAVQRKLRIGYNRAARMIEAMEAAGVVTSMNSNGSREVLAPPPPSH, encoded by the coding sequence ATGCATGGCATTCGTGAGGGACTGATCATCGGGCTGCTGGCATTCGGCGCCTACCTGCTGCTTGCGCTGGGAACCTACAGCGTTGGCGATCCCGGGTGGTCGAGCACCGGCAACGGCGCGGCGATCAGCAATTCCGGCGGAGCTGCCGGCGCGTGGATCGCCGACGTGCTGTTGTCGCTGTTCGGCTACGTTTCCTACCTGCTGCCGCTGATGCTCGGATACCGTGCCTGGGCACAGGTCCGGGTGCGCCAGACACCGCTGGAACTCGATTGGCTGCTGGTGTCCATCCGCGGTGTCGGCTGTGTCCTGGTCGTGATCTCCGGTACCGGGCTGCTGGCCCTGAAGGGCAGCGTCACCACCTTGCTGCCTTTTGGCATCGGCGGGATGCTCGGCGAGACGCTGGCGCAGGTGTGCCCGCGTGCATTCGGATTCGCGGGCAGCCAGTTGCTGCTGATGTCGCTGATGTTGTTTGGCATGACCATATTCACCGATCTGTCGTGGTTGCGCCTGACGGAGCAAACGGGGCGTCTGGCGCTGCTTGCCTGGGAGCGGATACGCCCGGTCGGGGCGCTGCTATGGCAGCGACTGCGGCCCGTGCACGATGGCGAGGACGGCGCGCAGGAGCAGGAACGGGCAGAAAGCGCGCCGCGCAAGCGGCGGCAGCGTCGCGAGCCGCAGATGGAGGACGCCGACGACACGATGTCGATGGTCGATGCCCGCGAGCCGGTTTTACGCCTGCCCGAAATCCGCCTGCCCGAAAAGCGCAGGGAAAGTGGCGAGCGTCTGCTGCGGGAGAAACAGGGCAAATTGTTTGCGCCCTCGGGCGCGACCGAATTGCCACCGCTCGGTCTGCTGGAGATGGCGGACAAAAGCGAGCAGCGGGGATTTTCCGCCGAGGCGCTGGAAAGCATGTCTCGTTTGCTCGAGATCAAGCTGCGCGATTTCGGTGTCGATGCCAAGGTTGTGGCGGTGGATCCCGGCCCGGTGATCACCCGTTTCGAGATCCAGCCGGCAGCAGGCGTAAAGGTCAACCGCATCAGCAACCTGGTCAAGGACCTGGCGCGCTCGCTGGCGGTGATCAGTGTGCGGGTGGTCGAGGTGATTCCGGGAAAATCCGTGGTCGGGATCGAAATACCCAATGAGGACCGCGAGATGGTGATGTTCGGGGACGTGCTGTCCTCGCGCGCTTACGAGGCGTCGAAATCGCCGCTTACGCTGGCCCTCGGCAACGACATTTCCGGCGAGCCCGTGGTGGTCGACCTGGCCCGCATGCCGCACCTGCTGGTGGCGGGCACCACGGGATCGGGCAAATCGGTTGGCGTCAACGCAATGCTGCTCAGCCTGCTGTACAAATCGACCCCGGCCGAGGTTCGCCTGATCATGGTCGATCCGAAGATGCTCGAGTTGTCGGTGTACGAGGGCATTCCGCATCTGCTGACACCGGTGATCACCGACATGAAGGATGCGGCCAACGGCCTGCGCTGGTGCGTCGGCGAGATGGAGCGTCGCTACAAGCTGATGGCCGCCATGGGGGTACGCAACCTGGCGGGCTTCAATCGCAAGGTGATCGATGCCGCCGCCGCGGGCGAGCCGATTGCCGATCCGTTCTGGCAGCCCGATCCGATGGTGTTCATCAGCGAGGAGGAGCAGCTGGCCTCGCCGCCGATGCTCGAAGCGCTGCCCGCCATCGTGGTGGTGATCGACGAATTTGCCGACATGATGATGATCGTCGGCAAGAAGGTCGAGGAATTGATTGCGCGCATCGCGCAGAAAGCGCGTGCCGCGGGTATTCACCTGATCCTCGCCACCCAGCGCCCCTCGGTCGACGTGATCACCGGTCTCATCAAGGCCAATATCCCGACCCGGATCGCGTTCCAGGTTTCCTCCAAGATCGATTCACGCACCATCCTCGACCAGGGCGGCGCCGAGCAACTGCTGGGTCACGGCGACATGCTGTACCTGCCGCCGGGAAGCGGCGTTCCGATACGGGTGCACGGCGCATTTGTCTCCGATGCGGAAGTGCATCGAGTGGTCGCGAACCTGCGTGAAGGCAGCGGTCCGAACTATATCGAGGGTATTCTCGAGGAGAGTTCGGCGGCGGGTATGACCTTGTTGCCGGGCGAGAGCAGCGACAACCCCGAGGAAGATGGGCTTTACGACGAAGCGGTCCGCTTTGTCACCGAGAGTCGCAAGGCGTCGATATCCGCAGTGCAGCGCAAGCTGCGGATCGGCTACAATCGCGCGGCCCGGATGATCGAGGCAATGGAAGCGGCGGGTGTCGTTACTTCGATGAACAGCAATGGAAGCCGCGAAGTGCTGGCGCCGCCGCCGCCCTCTCACTGA
- the trxB gene encoding thioredoxin-disulfide reductase: protein MTETTHHRLIILGSGPAGYTAAVYAARGNLRPALITGIQQGGQLMTTTEVENWPGGHAQLQGPELMEAMQEHVKRFEVNLIPDHINSTDLATRPLRLEGDGGSYTCDALIIATGASARYLGLPSEEKFLGRGVSACATCDGFFYRNKVVAVIGGGNTAVEEALYLSNLAAKVFVVHRRDALRSEKILQQRLLAREKEGKVEMLWNQTLEEILGDQSGVTGMRVRSTSDGATRDVDLHGVFIAIGHTPNTAIFAGQLEMHNGYIRTRSGLEGNATATSVEGVFAAGDVADHVYRQAVTSAGFGCMAALDAEKYLDAS from the coding sequence ATGACTGAAACCACACATCATCGACTGATCATTCTGGGCTCGGGGCCCGCCGGCTATACCGCGGCGGTCTATGCCGCACGCGGCAACCTGCGGCCGGCGCTGATTACCGGCATCCAGCAGGGCGGTCAGTTGATGACCACCACCGAAGTCGAAAACTGGCCCGGGGGTCATGCACAACTGCAGGGTCCGGAACTCATGGAAGCCATGCAGGAGCACGTCAAGCGCTTCGAGGTGAACCTGATCCCGGACCATATCAACAGCACCGATCTCGCGACCCGCCCGCTGCGTCTGGAGGGCGATGGCGGCAGCTATACCTGCGATGCCCTGATCATTGCGACCGGCGCCTCGGCGCGCTACCTCGGCCTGCCCTCGGAAGAGAAGTTCCTGGGACGCGGCGTGAGCGCCTGCGCAACCTGCGACGGTTTCTTCTACCGCAACAAGGTGGTGGCCGTGATCGGTGGCGGAAATACCGCAGTCGAGGAAGCGCTCTACCTGTCCAACCTGGCCGCAAAGGTCTTTGTAGTGCATCGCCGCGACGCATTGCGCTCGGAAAAAATCCTGCAGCAGCGACTGCTGGCCCGCGAAAAAGAGGGCAAGGTCGAGATGCTGTGGAACCAGACGCTGGAGGAAATCCTCGGTGACCAGTCCGGCGTGACCGGCATGCGTGTGCGCTCGACCAGCGACGGAGCGACCCGCGACGTCGATCTGCACGGGGTGTTCATTGCCATCGGCCACACCCCGAACACCGCCATCTTTGCCGGGCAACTCGAGATGCACAATGGTTATATCCGCACCCGCAGCGGCCTCGAGGGAAATGCCACGGCAACCAGCGTCGAAGGCGTGTTCGCGGCGGGCGACGTGGCCGATCACGTGTACCGGCAAGCCGTGACATCGGCTGGCTTCGGCTGCATGGCGGCGCTCGACGCGGAAAAATATCTCGACGCCAGCTAG
- a CDS encoding leucyl/phenylalanyl-tRNA--protein transferase — translation MATIPWIAGTQEFPPAAQALSQPNGLLAAGGDLGSARLLAAYRQGVFPWYEEPDPILWWSPDPRAVLVPAQLHLSSSLRKVLRRQRFTVRADTAFRHVIEACAAPRSADGGTWIGQAMLEAYCELHRLGHAHSIEVWLGDQLVGGLYGLALGRVFFGESMFSRVDNASKVAFAHLARQLQRWEFALIDCQQDTVHMRSFGARTIARSEFHDILERNVHLPGREFPWQLDWSQSQPPWAIR, via the coding sequence ATGGCGACCATTCCCTGGATTGCCGGCACGCAGGAGTTCCCGCCTGCGGCGCAGGCGCTCTCCCAGCCGAACGGGCTGCTGGCGGCCGGCGGCGACCTGGGCAGTGCACGCCTGCTGGCAGCCTACCGGCAAGGCGTATTTCCGTGGTACGAGGAGCCGGACCCGATCCTGTGGTGGTCGCCGGATCCCCGCGCGGTACTCGTACCCGCGCAACTGCATCTCTCCTCCAGCCTGCGCAAGGTGCTGCGCAGGCAACGCTTCACCGTTCGCGCCGACACGGCGTTCCGCCACGTGATCGAGGCTTGTGCCGCACCACGCTCCGCGGACGGTGGCACCTGGATCGGCCAGGCCATGCTCGAGGCTTATTGCGAGTTGCACCGGCTCGGCCATGCGCACTCGATCGAGGTCTGGCTCGGCGATCAACTCGTCGGCGGTCTCTACGGTCTTGCACTGGGGCGGGTGTTCTTCGGCGAGTCCATGTTCAGCCGTGTCGACAATGCCTCCAAGGTCGCCTTTGCCCACCTCGCGAGGCAACTGCAGCGCTGGGAATTTGCACTGATCGATTGCCAGCAGGACACTGTCCACATGCGCTCGTTCGGTGCTCGCACCATTGCCCGGAGCGAATTTCACGATATATTAGAGCGTAACGTTCATCTGCCGGGGCGAGAGTTTCCCTGGCAGCTCGATTGGAGCCAGAGCCAGCCGCCATGGGCAATCCGGTAA
- a CDS encoding arginyltransferase, which produces MGNPVTLLANVRVFATYPHDCSYLDGEQATTLFVDPSTPIDARIYSQLSYIGFRRSGPHLYRPHCAACNACVPARVPVAHFRQNRSQRRIMARNEDLDAALVSDIQTEEHFALYSRYIDARHRDGDMYPPDREQYASFLTREWGSTSYVEFRAEEQLLAVAVLDRLENGLSAIYTYFDPAQTQRSLGSFVILWQIERARDLGLPAVYLGYWIRDCRKMNYKTRFRPIELLANGHWVRVD; this is translated from the coding sequence ATGGGCAATCCGGTAACGCTGCTTGCAAACGTGCGCGTGTTCGCCACTTACCCGCATGATTGCAGCTATCTCGACGGCGAGCAGGCCACCACCCTGTTTGTCGATCCGAGCACCCCGATCGACGCGCGTATCTACAGCCAACTGTCGTACATCGGATTCCGGCGCAGCGGTCCCCATCTTTACCGCCCGCATTGCGCTGCCTGCAATGCCTGCGTGCCGGCACGCGTCCCGGTGGCCCATTTCCGCCAGAACCGCAGCCAGCGTCGGATCATGGCACGCAACGAGGATCTCGATGCCGCACTGGTAAGCGATATCCAGACCGAGGAGCATTTCGCGCTCTACAGCCGGTATATCGATGCCCGCCATCGCGACGGCGACATGTACCCGCCGGATCGCGAACAGTACGCCTCGTTCCTGACCCGCGAATGGGGCAGCACCAGTTATGTGGAGTTTCGGGCCGAAGAGCAGTTGCTCGCGGTTGCCGTACTCGACCGGCTCGAGAACGGACTGTCGGCGATCTATACCTACTTCGATCCGGCGCAGACGCAGCGCAGCCTCGGCAGCTTCGTGATCCTGTGGCAGATCGAGCGTGCACGGGATCTCGGCTTGCCGGCGGTATACCTCGGCTACTGGATCCGCGACTGTCGCAAGATGAACTACAAGACCCGATTCCGGCCCATCGAACTGCTCGCCAACGGTCATTGGGTGCGGGTCGACTGA
- the infA gene encoding translation initiation factor IF-1 yields the protein MAKEDVLEMDGEVVDTLPNTTFRVRLENGHIVTAHISGKMRKHYIRILTGDKVKVELTPYDLTKGRITFRER from the coding sequence ATGGCGAAAGAAGATGTTCTCGAGATGGACGGCGAGGTGGTCGACACCCTGCCGAATACGACGTTCAGGGTTCGGCTCGAGAACGGGCATATCGTGACCGCCCATATCAGCGGCAAGATGCGCAAGCACTACATCCGTATTCTCACCGGTGACAAGGTCAAGGTGGAACTCACTCCTTACGATCTCACCAAGGGCCGCATCACCTTCCGCGAGCGCTGA